One segment of Ipomoea triloba cultivar NCNSP0323 chromosome 12, ASM357664v1 DNA contains the following:
- the LOC115999763 gene encoding nascent polypeptide-associated complex subunit alpha-like protein 2, translating to MAPGPVVEEVDTEKKLLNDDEPEPVVEDVKEEDDHDDEDSDEDDGDKEDGPLGGNESSKQSRSEKKSRKAMLKLGMKPVPDVSRVTIKRTKNILFFISKPDVFKSPNSDTYVIFGEAKIEDLSSQLQSQAAQQFRMPDMGSVLPKPEISASAASAQPDEEEEEIDETGVEPRDIDLVMTQAGVSRSKAVGALKTHNGDIVSAIMELTT from the exons ATGGCGCCTGGACCCGTCGTTGAAGAAGTTGATACTGAGAAGAAGCTTCTG AATGATGATGAGCCTGAGCCGGTGGTGGAAGACGTGAAGGAGGAAGACGACCATGACGATGAGGATTCCGACGAGGACGATGGCGATAAGGAAGACGGCCCCCTAG GCGGTAATGAGAGTTCTAAGCAGAGCAGGAGTGAGAAGAAGAGTCGTAAGGCCATGTTGAAACTTGGCATGAAACCTGTTCCCGATGTCAGCAGGGTGACTATCAAGAGAACAAAAAAT ATCTTGTTTTTCATCTCGAAACCTGATGTGTTCAAGAGCCCGAATTCCGATACCTATGTCATATTTGGAGAGgcaaagattgaagatttgagCTCTCAGCTGCAGTCCCAGGCAGCCCAGCAGTTCAGGATGCCAGACATGGGTTCAGTCCTGCCCAAGCCGGAAATCTCAGCCTCGGCTGCTTCTGCACAGCCAGacgaggaagaggaagagattGACGAGACCGGGGTTGAGCCTCGTGACATTGATTTGGTTATGACACAGGCTGGAGTTTCCAGGAGCAAGGCTGTAGGGGCTCTCAAAACCCACAATGGAGACATTGTCAGTGCTATCATGGAACTCACTACTTAG
- the LOC116000206 gene encoding NAC domain-containing protein 91-like: MADTHLPIFSLPGSPSLYIPASPMTVIPLEESPATVLPPLNSLPVGFRFHPTDEELVDHYLKLKINGSKTLASVIREIDICKLEPWDLPDLSMIKSYDNEWFFFCPIDRKYQNGQRMNRATERGYWKATGKDRNILTKKLVKIGMKKTLVYYEGRAPDGKRSNWVIHEYRATDKALDGTQPGQTPFVLCRLFKKNELKQDENAESPNSNGVERNVSSPTVVKSPGEDDQLEAMTPMGRDHIKAQPLTPEKSSVEESPVAQLPVDNNSISSNANNAEEDLDIPHDPDLEELFANLYEPSEEHLDIVSLPQTETQGLGSSYAYGAVTNNCGDDMDIQSLSETSVSDATEFMNSFLVSSDEVPYGDSGQQILPIEHATPNYVSTINKPSGAEMMQGLVKTGFLENVPANALLQRHIEHVPNPSGGVYTPHTFNGGPEMWNSDPLNNSYLGQDAFSTMCDGSQATNMVNLEGEGGSVNAVSSFGPGIRLRTRQARSQAADQPFTMQGTAHRRIRLQMSFPAASVQSRLPEDSNQAESEKPAVTEGETIDSTATSSLETRDIIAREFKRDGEISKNISTKTKDKGGFAACSNGNTISVFSKTDLLHSVLPSLYMPKVLIAVSLLIVLVGSLACIRL; the protein is encoded by the exons ATGGCCGATACACACCTTCCAATCTTCTCTCTACCCGGTTCTCCTTCTCTCTATATACCAGCCTCGCCGATGACCGTAATTCCGTTAGAAGAATCTCCGGCGACGGTGTTGCCGCCGCTGAACTCACTGCCGGTGGGGTTCAGGTTCCATCCGACGGACGAGGAGCTCGTCGATCACTATCTGAAGCTGAAAATCAACGGCTCGAAGACTTTAGCCAGTGTGATTCGCGAAATTGATATATGTAAACTCGAGCCCTGGGACCTGCCTG ATTTGTCTATGATTAAATCATATGATAATGAGTGGTTCTTCTTCTGCCCTATTGACCGGAAGTACCAAAATGGGCAGAGGATGAACCGGGCTACAGAGCGAGGGTACTGGAAGGCAACTGGGAAAGATAGGAATATACTCACTAAGAAGCTTGTAAAGATTGGGATGAAGAAGACATTGGTGTACTATGAAGGGCGAGCTCCTGATGGAAAGAGGAGTAATTGGGTTATTCATGAGTATAGGGCTACTGACAAGGCACTGGATGGTACCCAGCCCGGTCAG ACTCCGTTTGTGCTTTGTCGTCTCTTTAAGAAGAATGAGTTGAAGCAAGATGAAAATGCTGAAAGTCCGAACAGCAATGGTGTTGAGCGAAATGTTTCTTCTCCTACTGTTGTCAAGTCACCCGGTGAAGATGATCAATTGGAGGCTATGACGCCAATGGGGAGAGATCACATTAAAGCACAACCTTTAACTCCAGAGAAGAGTTCTGTGGAGGAATCTCCTGTTGCTCAGTTACCTGTTGATAATAACAGCATTAGCTCTAATGCTAATAATGCAGAAGAGGATCTGGACATTCCG CATGATCCTGATCTGGAAGAATTATTCGCAAACCTTTATGAGCCTTCAGAAGAACATCTCGATATCGTTTCTCTGCCACAAACAGAGACACAGGGGTTGGGATCTTCCTACGCATACGGTGCTGTTACAAATAACTGCGGTGATGATATGGACATCCAGTCTCTGAGTGAAACAAGTGTATCTGATGCAACTGAGTTTATGAACTCATTCCTTGTTAGCTCTGATGAGGTTCCCTATGGAGATTCTGGACAGCAAATCTTGCCAATCGAACATGCAACTCCCAATTATGTTAGCACTATAAACAAGCCTTCAGGGGCAGAAATGATGCAGGGGCTG GTTAAGACAGGATTTTTGGAAAATGTTCCTGCAAATGCATTGCTGCAAAGACATATTGAGCATGTTCCTAATCCTTCAGGAGGGGTTTATACACCTCATACTTTTAATGGTGGTCCTGAGATGTGGAATTCAGATCCCCTGAATAATAGCTACCTTGGACAGGATGCTTTCTCGACAATGTGTGATGGGAGTCAGGCCACTAACATGGTAAATCTTGAAGGAGAAGGTGGCTCGGTGAATGCAGTCAGCAGTTTTGGACCTGGAATAAGATTAAGGACCCGACAGGCGCGCAGTCAAGCAGCTGACCAGCCGTTCACCATGCAGGGAACTGCTCATCGAAGAATTCGTTTACAAATGTCATTTCCAGCTGCATCTGTTCAATCTCGTCTACCTGAAGATTCCAATCAGGCAGAAAGTGAAAAACCTGCTGTGACTGAG GGTGAAACCATTGATAGCACTGCTACCTCTAGTCTTGAAACAAGGGATATAATTGCCCGTGAGTTCAAAAGAGATGGAGAAATTTCTAAGAACATATCTACAAAGACGAAAGACAAAGGAGGTTTTGCAGCTTGCAGCAATGGAAACACCATCTCTGTGTTCTCAAAGACGGACCTACTGCACTCAGTTTTGCCATCACTTTACATGCCAAAGGTTCTTATAGCTGTGAGCCTGCTTATAGTCCTCGTTGGCAGTTTGGCATGCATTAGACTCTGA
- the LOC116000222 gene encoding heavy metal-associated isoprenylated plant protein 28: MANLQIVPAGTIANNVEAQFVEMMVPLYSHGCERKIKKALSHLKGIYSVNVDFNQQKVTVWGICNKSDVLSTVRSKRKDARFWNPKDNATAAVEGGGRTEEQSQTPPNQRRLSAPPLALLRVRSLSWKLTLKKAFTRTYSF, encoded by the exons ATGGCGAATCTGCAGATTGTTCCGGCGGGGACTATAGCTAATAATGTGGAAGCACAGTTTGTGGAAATGATGGTTCCTTTGTATTCTCATGGATGTGAGAGGAAGATCAAGAAAGCCTTATCTCATTTGAAAG GAATATACTCGGTGAATGTAGATTTTAATCAGCAGAAAGTGACAGTGTGGGGAATATGTAACAAGAGCGATGTGTTGTCCACCGTTAGGAGCAAGAGAAAAGATGCTCGCTTTTGGAATCCCAAAGACAACGCCACGGCCGCTGTAGAAGGAGGAGGAAGAACGGAAGAGCAATCCCAAACACCACCGAATCAAAGACGTCTCTCCGCCCCACCTTTGGCACTTCTCCGGGTTCGATCCCTTAGCTGGAAATTGACTCTCAAGAAGGCGTTCACCCGAACATACTCATTCTAA
- the LOC116000393 gene encoding carbamoyl-phosphate synthase small chain, chloroplastic-like — MDFALKTQYSFLVATSPISHPKLRGGFIVRCSSPSPSVAPPSGLVQRPWKVADARLVLQDGSIWKAKSFGASGTQVGEVVFNTSLTGYQEILTDPSYAGQFVLMTNPHIGNTGVNFDDEESRQCFLAGLVIKSLSLSTSNWRCTETLGDYLAARNIMGIYDVDTRAITRRLREDGSLVGVLSTEQQKTDEELLELSRTWDIVGVDLISGVSCKAPYEWVDSTKSAWEFNSNGRSQESFNVVAYDFGIKHNILRRLASYGCKISVVPSTWPASETLKMNPDGVLFSNGPGDPSAVPYAVETVKEIIGKVPVFGICMGHQLLGQALGGKTFKMKFGHHGGNHPVRNLRNGSVEISAQNHNYAVDPESLPEGVEVTHVNLNDGSCAGLAFPGQKLMSLQYHPEASPGPHDSDLVFAEFIQLMKHNRG; from the exons ATGGATTTTGCTCTGAAAACTCAATATTCCTTCTTAGTGGCAACTTCTCcgatttcccacccaaaacttCGGGGGGGTTTTATCGTCAGGTGCTCCTCTCCTTCTCCTTCTGTCGCGCCTCCTTCCG GATTGGTACAGAGACCATGGAAGGTAGCAGATGCTAGGCTTGTGCTCCAGGATGGTTCAATTTGGAAGGCAAAATCCTTTGGTGCTTCTGGGACCCAAGTTGGTGAAGTTGTTTTCAATACTTCATTGACAGG ATACCAGGAGATCCTTACTGATCCTAGTTATGCTGGTCAATTTGTGTTGATGACAAACCCTCACATTGGGAACACTGGTGTCAATTTTG ATGACGAAGAATCTAGACAGTGCTTTTTGGCAGGATTAGTAATTAAAAGTTTGAGTTTAAG TACCTCGAATTGGAGATGCACAGAGACATTAGGTGACTATTTGGCTGCAAGGAACATAATGGGGATAT ATGATGTTGACACCCGTGCAATTACTCGGAGATTGAGGGAAGATGGAAGCCTTGTTGGCGTGCTGAGCACAGAGCAGCAGAAAACAGATGAGGAACTTCTAGAACTTTCTCGCACTTGGGATATTGTTG GTGTGGATTTAATTAGTGGTGTTTCATGTAAGGCTCCTTATGAATGGGTTGATAGCACAAAATCAGCGTGGGAGTTTAATTCTAACGGAAGAAGCCAAGAGAGTTTCAAT GTTGTTGCATATGATTTTGGAATCAAACATAATATACTAAGGAGATTGGCATCCTATGGGTGTAAAATTAGCGTTGTTCCGTCAACATGGCCAGCATCTGAAACTTTGAAAATGAATCCGGATGGTGTTCTTTTCAGCAATGGTCCAGGAGACCCGTCTGCAGTTCCTTATGCTGTTGAAACAGTAAAGGAAATAATTGGAAAGGTTCCCGTGTTTGGCATTTGTATGGGTCATCAGCTGCTCGGTCAAGCTTTGGGGGGTAAAACCTTTAAAATGAAGTTTGGGCACCATGGTGGGAACCATCCTGTTCGCAACCTTCGCAATGGCAGTGTTGAGATTAGTGCCCAg AATCACAACTATGCTGTGGATCCCGAGTCACTCCCCGAAGGTGTAGAGGTAACTCATGTGAACTTGAATGATGGAAGCTGTGCTGGTCTTGCCTTTCCTGGACAAAAGCTAATGTCACTTCAATACCATCCCGAAGCATCTCCCGGGCCTCATGACTCAGATCTTG TTTTTGCAGAATTTATACAACTCATGAAGCATAACAGAGGATGA